From Lysobacter auxotrophicus, the proteins below share one genomic window:
- a CDS encoding tyrosine-type recombinase/integrase — MFTDTKLRTLKPRTRAYRLADTNGLCIEVRPSGAKVWRYRYRYAGKPSIITMAEYPAMGLAEARAERDRLRALVKGGGSPANAARVERATKAERAETTFGAIAIEFLNKRAKEGLSPGSVKRERRLIEKDMAAIGGLPITDVTAPLLLAALRKLEKRGVVETAHRARSFAGRVFRYAIATGRAQNNPANDLVGALEQPQVKHLASVTDPDKIGDLLRAMYSYSGSPVTQAALKLAPMLFVRPGELRKARWADIDLDAAEWRFTASKTGTPHIVPLATQAKEVLEELRPLTKRSEFIFPGVRSAKRPMSENTINAALRYLGFDGNTITGHGFRAMARTVLDEVLGFRPDYIEHQLAHAVRDPLGRAYNRTAHLAERTKMMQAWADYLDSLRLNSNSLRIRRRTE, encoded by the coding sequence ATGTTCACCGACACGAAGCTGCGCACACTCAAGCCACGAACGAGGGCCTACCGCCTCGCTGACACCAATGGCCTTTGCATCGAAGTGCGCCCGAGCGGCGCCAAGGTCTGGCGATATCGATATCGCTACGCCGGCAAGCCGAGCATCATCACGATGGCGGAGTACCCGGCGATGGGTCTGGCAGAGGCACGTGCCGAACGGGATCGCCTTCGCGCCCTGGTTAAGGGGGGTGGTAGTCCCGCCAATGCCGCCAGGGTCGAGCGGGCCACGAAGGCCGAACGGGCGGAGACGACCTTTGGAGCGATTGCGATTGAGTTCCTGAATAAGCGGGCCAAGGAAGGGCTTAGCCCAGGGTCGGTGAAACGCGAACGTCGACTGATCGAGAAGGACATGGCCGCCATCGGCGGGCTACCCATCACGGACGTGACGGCGCCACTGTTGTTGGCGGCGTTGCGCAAGCTGGAGAAGCGTGGTGTGGTCGAGACCGCTCATCGAGCCCGGTCCTTCGCAGGTCGCGTCTTCAGGTACGCCATCGCCACGGGCCGCGCGCAGAACAATCCGGCGAATGACTTGGTGGGCGCGCTTGAGCAGCCGCAGGTCAAACACCTCGCCAGCGTGACCGACCCCGATAAGATCGGGGACCTGCTGCGCGCCATGTATTCCTATAGCGGTTCGCCTGTCACGCAGGCGGCGCTGAAGTTGGCCCCCATGTTGTTCGTCCGACCAGGGGAGCTTCGGAAGGCGCGTTGGGCAGACATCGACCTGGATGCCGCCGAATGGCGCTTTACCGCCAGTAAGACGGGAACTCCGCACATCGTCCCGCTCGCAACACAGGCGAAGGAGGTTCTTGAGGAACTCCGGCCTCTCACCAAGCGAAGCGAGTTTATCTTCCCGGGCGTCAGAAGCGCGAAGCGGCCCATGAGCGAAAACACGATCAATGCGGCATTGCGTTACTTGGGCTTTGATGGCAATACCATCACCGGACACGGTTTTAGGGCAATGGCTCGCACTGTCCTCGACGAAGTCCTAGGCTTTCGGCCGGACTACATCGAGCATCAGCTTGCGCACGCAGTTAGAGACCCGCTTGGGCGCGCCTACAACCGC
- a CDS encoding LysR family transcriptional regulator — MQNTTTSNGVALSDLKLLLAIASTGNLGGAAKQLGVDHSSAFKKLGALERRIGARLFDRSRNGYRPTPAGEAAIEAAKRISDELLTLERRVLGEDTRLSGVVRVTTTDTLLHVVFPMIAEFRAIEPGIVVEISVANAIYDLSRRDADIAIRPSAVVSEQLVARRVGTVASAVYARADAAWAGEFKSASDQAWVAPDASLSHASSARWIAAHVPLAQIVLRADSLIALMQAAKSGIGATVLPCYLGDSEPLLTRVTPVLEDAAVPLWLITHPDLRHVRRIAALTEFLSQRLQREAARFEGRPVA, encoded by the coding sequence ATGCAAAACACGACGACATCCAATGGCGTGGCCCTCTCCGATCTGAAGCTCCTGCTCGCGATCGCCAGCACGGGCAATCTGGGCGGCGCTGCGAAGCAACTCGGCGTGGATCACTCGTCCGCATTCAAGAAACTCGGAGCCCTCGAGCGCCGAATTGGCGCGCGCCTGTTCGACCGCTCGCGCAACGGGTATCGGCCGACGCCCGCGGGAGAAGCCGCCATCGAAGCGGCCAAGCGCATCAGCGACGAGCTGCTGACACTTGAGCGCCGCGTGCTGGGCGAGGACACGCGCCTGTCCGGCGTGGTGCGCGTTACGACCACGGACACGCTCCTGCACGTCGTGTTTCCGATGATCGCCGAATTTCGTGCCATCGAGCCCGGCATCGTCGTGGAGATTTCTGTGGCCAATGCCATCTACGATCTGAGCAGGCGCGACGCAGACATCGCGATCCGGCCGAGCGCCGTGGTGTCCGAGCAACTCGTTGCGCGGCGAGTGGGGACGGTCGCCTCGGCGGTGTACGCACGCGCGGATGCGGCGTGGGCGGGGGAGTTCAAGAGCGCGTCGGATCAGGCGTGGGTCGCGCCCGACGCGTCGCTGTCGCACGCGAGCAGCGCCCGCTGGATCGCCGCGCACGTTCCCCTGGCACAGATCGTTCTGCGCGCCGATTCGTTGATAGCCCTCATGCAGGCGGCGAAGTCCGGTATTGGTGCAACGGTGCTGCCGTGCTACCTCGGCGATAGCGAGCCATTGCTCACGCGCGTCACGCCGGTACTGGAGGACGCGGCCGTCCCGTTGTGGCTGATCACGCATCCGGATCTGCGACACGTCCGCCGGATCGCGGCTTTGACCGAGTTCCTGTCCCAGCGGCTCCAGCGTGAAGCGGCGCGATTCGAGGGGCGGCCCGTCGCCTGA
- a CDS encoding alpha/beta fold hydrolase, protein MRLYIQLCTLTLCAHLAACSHAPVVQGTTAKSQRIPEVPSIVSGKGTQDIVLLGGLSASKTQWNATRIVLGQTYRVHLVLLPGLGGESADPCQCIDEIADVSARLGAYVESSTSDAIVVAHSAGGLAALQLAHDRPGLIKGLVILDTLPFSAANFGARFVDQSLIDKTNGEYQRMLGESTRQFAERMQEQLAGAIANPVLAAEVASVASTSDRRTYASLYRATMLADLRGLSISRGLPTFVIYADQSPNGAPPGFMRSRYRQQYAWLSADRLLEIQRSKHYVMLDQPKQFLIQLQFAINAITSVAK, encoded by the coding sequence ATGCGTCTTTACATTCAACTTTGCACGCTGACACTATGCGCCCATCTCGCCGCTTGCTCGCATGCGCCGGTGGTACAAGGAACAACCGCCAAATCTCAGCGCATTCCGGAAGTCCCCTCCATCGTCTCGGGTAAAGGCACTCAAGACATCGTTCTCTTGGGAGGGTTGTCTGCATCTAAGACCCAATGGAACGCCACGCGGATCGTTCTCGGTCAGACTTACAGGGTACACCTCGTTTTGCTGCCTGGCCTGGGTGGCGAGTCGGCAGACCCTTGCCAATGTATAGATGAAATCGCTGATGTCAGTGCGCGGCTCGGGGCTTACGTGGAGTCCAGTACAAGCGACGCGATCGTGGTCGCCCATTCGGCAGGGGGATTGGCCGCGCTCCAGTTAGCTCACGACCGGCCCGGGTTGATCAAAGGTCTCGTGATCCTCGACACCTTGCCCTTTAGCGCGGCTAACTTTGGCGCCCGGTTCGTTGATCAGTCACTGATCGACAAGACAAATGGCGAGTATCAACGAATGCTAGGTGAATCGACCCGGCAGTTTGCCGAACGAATGCAGGAGCAGTTGGCGGGAGCCATTGCCAACCCCGTACTCGCCGCCGAAGTGGCCTCTGTCGCATCAACCAGTGACCGGCGCACATATGCATCCTTATATCGCGCCACCATGCTGGCCGATCTTCGCGGGCTGAGCATTTCTAGGGGGTTGCCTACCTTCGTGATATATGCAGACCAAAGCCCCAATGGTGCGCCACCTGGGTTCATGCGAAGTCGCTATCGACAACAATACGCCTGGCTCTCCGCGGATCGTCTACTGGAGATCCAGCGCTCAAAGCACTATGTGATGCTGGACCAGCCAAAGCAGTTCCTAATACAGCTGCAATTTGCCATAAACGCCATTACATCGGTTGCGAAGTGA
- a CDS encoding ArsR/SmtB family transcription factor, whose amino-acid sequence MLQPNSHDVCTRVPDAAASGAGPDGLSVGDLRDRLGLPPATLSAQLNILRNAALVHDQREGRVIRVRANYLQMNDLITFLTENCCSGRAVCEPASGCKPQKKGASK is encoded by the coding sequence TTGCTGCAACCGAATTCGCACGACGTCTGCACGCGGGTTCCAGATGCTGCTGCGTCTGGAGCAGGTCCGGACGGATTGTCGGTTGGTGACCTTCGCGACCGCTTGGGCCTACCGCCCGCCACGCTGAGCGCGCAACTCAACATCCTGCGCAATGCCGCGTTGGTCCATGACCAGCGCGAAGGACGCGTCATCCGCGTGCGCGCCAACTACCTGCAGATGAACGACCTCATCACCTTCCTCACTGAAAACTGCTGCAGCGGCCGGGCCGTCTGCGAGCCCGCCAGCGGCTGCAAGCCGCAGAAGAAAGGAGCCTCGAAGTGA
- a CDS encoding sensor histidine kinase, which yields MALVVIATQTTLIVGWFLLWLVFSQHVSYDDVSAVNAQRRVAQSIRVGASGNLRIVPSEPLMAYGRGRPKFMYAAYVQGRLLEGSSPALAKAVSGRGPALPLPKGRIWLANGKLGYSDLYEIRGGGDFGAVVVTTGNRFGIDDVPTLLAELLSHAAKQLGPAIAVSIVAIPFAIRRALAPLRQAAAKAAKIRIETLDQRLSSTAVPPEIHPFVSAINQLLERLEREVGLVQVLVGNAAHELRTPVAILCARLDSLPYDQTTRELRSDAQRLSLMVDQLLAASCIHTQSSSLSRQVELVALLRELIADMAPLAGRGSRMLALEVDAPRVEVFGQPDGLRSAIANLIDNAIRAEPLGGTVLVTLAMDEAMANICVIDHGSGVDPADQEQVFEPFWRRDNHWKGTGLGLAIARRIAEVHAGTITVTETLGGGATFRLSVARHAPAVG from the coding sequence TTGGCGCTCGTCGTCATTGCAACCCAAACAACGCTGATAGTTGGCTGGTTTCTTTTATGGCTCGTGTTCTCGCAGCACGTCTCATATGACGACGTGTCGGCCGTCAACGCTCAAAGGCGTGTCGCTCAATCCATCAGGGTGGGTGCGTCCGGGAATCTGCGCATCGTCCCATCCGAACCTTTAATGGCCTACGGCAGGGGGCGTCCTAAGTTCATGTATGCGGCGTACGTGCAGGGTCGGCTGTTGGAGGGATCTTCGCCCGCACTCGCAAAGGCTGTCTCAGGGCGCGGGCCAGCCTTGCCGTTACCTAAAGGGCGCATATGGCTGGCGAACGGGAAGCTCGGATACTCAGATCTGTACGAGATCCGCGGCGGCGGTGATTTCGGTGCGGTAGTCGTGACCACTGGCAATCGCTTTGGCATTGATGATGTTCCGACGCTACTGGCGGAACTGCTCTCCCACGCCGCGAAGCAGCTAGGTCCCGCCATTGCGGTATCAATTGTTGCGATTCCTTTCGCTATTCGACGTGCGCTGGCGCCCCTTCGTCAAGCGGCCGCCAAAGCGGCCAAGATAAGAATCGAGACACTCGATCAGCGCCTCTCATCGACGGCGGTGCCGCCGGAAATCCATCCGTTTGTGAGCGCCATCAACCAACTTTTGGAACGCCTTGAGCGAGAGGTCGGATTGGTGCAGGTGCTTGTCGGGAATGCGGCGCACGAGCTGCGGACGCCCGTTGCAATCCTCTGTGCCAGACTCGATTCCCTTCCCTACGATCAGACCACGCGAGAGTTGCGCAGCGATGCACAGAGGTTGTCGTTGATGGTCGATCAGCTGCTCGCTGCATCGTGCATTCACACACAGTCGTCGTCGTTATCGCGACAGGTCGAACTGGTCGCTCTCCTGCGAGAACTCATTGCGGACATGGCCCCGCTCGCCGGACGCGGCTCCCGAATGCTTGCTTTGGAGGTCGACGCGCCGAGGGTGGAGGTGTTTGGCCAGCCTGATGGTCTGCGATCCGCGATTGCCAACTTGATCGATAATGCGATCCGGGCAGAACCCCTGGGTGGGACCGTGCTGGTGACTCTCGCCATGGACGAGGCCATGGCGAACATCTGCGTGATTGATCACGGGTCCGGTGTGGATCCTGCCGACCAGGAGCAAGTCTTCGAGCCTTTTTGGCGTCGTGACAATCATTGGAAGGGAACGGGCTTGGGGTTGGCGATAGCCCGAAGGATCGCTGAGGTCCATGCCGGTACGATCACCGTCACCGAGACACTTGGGGGCGGCGCAACTTTCCGCCTATCTGTAGCGCGGCATGCGCCGGCAGTTGGATAG
- a CDS encoding MbcA/ParS/Xre antitoxin family protein, with product MQLARWQVYRFVLGDQYWDVLSGWDLAKGCGRLSTPVVAFDPSTATARTHSGRLYVLDAEPGYDDDARYVFEARYGAAVPEGFRLLDAADEYWQLIAGQAHTRLPRQGSRALNVVVGKAEEVFGGADSAALWLMANHPLLGATPAMLLGSKAGRRLLYAELTRIELADSAAPAAGPLPTDIC from the coding sequence GTGCAGCTGGCCAGGTGGCAGGTGTACCGGTTCGTCCTGGGCGATCAGTATTGGGACGTCCTTAGCGGCTGGGATTTGGCGAAGGGGTGCGGCCGCCTGAGCACGCCTGTAGTCGCGTTTGATCCGAGCACCGCGACGGCAAGAACTCATAGCGGCCGTCTCTATGTACTTGACGCAGAGCCTGGCTACGACGATGACGCGCGCTACGTCTTCGAAGCGCGCTACGGGGCTGCGGTGCCCGAAGGCTTCCGCCTACTCGATGCAGCCGATGAGTATTGGCAGTTGATTGCCGGCCAAGCGCATACGCGTCTCCCACGGCAGGGGTCGCGAGCCTTGAACGTCGTCGTCGGCAAGGCGGAGGAAGTGTTCGGCGGCGCGGACAGCGCGGCGCTTTGGCTAATGGCCAACCACCCCCTCTTGGGGGCGACACCGGCCATGCTGTTGGGATCCAAGGCCGGCAGGCGCCTGCTTTACGCCGAGCTTACAAGGATCGAATTGGCGGACAGCGCTGCGCCAGCGGCAGGGCCTCTTCCGACGGACATCTGTTGA
- a CDS encoding TetR/AcrR family transcriptional regulator — protein MSKNSRKNERTDAARQRLPRELRLRQLLQVSWQLIRDEGTDALTLGRLAEAAGVTKPVVYSHFGTRNGLLAALYEEYDARQTALIDEAIAASGPTLDDKAQVIAHSYVECVLTQGREIPEVLAALNGSPELASVKRRYQHAFIEKCGDILAPFARSNGISRAAFWAILGAADALSDAAIAGEISRDQASAELRDTILAIVSRS, from the coding sequence GTGTCCAAGAACTCGCGCAAGAATGAACGCACCGATGCCGCGCGCCAGCGCTTGCCGCGGGAGCTGCGCCTGCGCCAGCTGCTCCAGGTGTCGTGGCAGCTGATTCGCGACGAAGGTACCGACGCGCTGACGCTGGGGCGGCTCGCCGAAGCGGCCGGCGTCACCAAGCCCGTCGTCTACAGCCATTTCGGCACGCGCAACGGTCTGCTTGCGGCGCTCTACGAAGAGTACGACGCGCGACAGACGGCGCTCATCGACGAGGCGATCGCGGCGAGCGGACCGACGCTGGACGACAAGGCGCAGGTCATCGCGCACAGTTACGTCGAGTGCGTCCTCACACAGGGGCGCGAGATCCCCGAGGTTCTGGCTGCGCTGAACGGCTCGCCGGAACTGGCATCGGTCAAACGCAGATACCAGCATGCCTTCATCGAGAAGTGCGGTGACATCCTCGCGCCGTTCGCGCGTTCTAACGGGATTTCGCGCGCAGCATTTTGGGCCATACTCGGCGCGGCCGATGCCCTGTCTGACGCGGCTATTGCCGGCGAGATCTCCCGCGACCAAGCGAGTGCCGAACTGCGCGACACCATCCTGGCGATCGTCTCGAGGAGCTGA
- a CDS encoding glutathione binding-like protein — MKLYYASNTCSLAAQIVALEADIELQGEKVDIHQQPHVLADGSPFTAVNPKGYVPALELDDGRLLTEGVAILTFLSDLRPDAALAPRDKSLARYEYLQWMTFIATELHKSYSPWLFHPEVGAMAQDAARQKIGERLPIVEARLVGRDHLVGERFTAVDAYAFTILSWSTYAGVALSGFPKIERYLRAIAARPSVRQARVAHGNLIGQES; from the coding sequence GTGAAGCTCTATTACGCATCCAACACCTGCTCGCTGGCCGCGCAGATCGTCGCGCTCGAAGCAGACATCGAACTCCAGGGGGAAAAGGTCGACATCCACCAGCAGCCGCATGTCCTCGCCGACGGTTCGCCGTTCACGGCCGTCAACCCCAAGGGCTATGTTCCCGCGTTGGAACTCGACGACGGTCGGCTGCTTACCGAAGGCGTCGCCATCCTCACGTTCCTGTCGGACCTGCGCCCCGATGCCGCGCTGGCGCCGCGTGATAAAAGCCTGGCGCGTTACGAGTATCTGCAGTGGATGACGTTCATCGCGACCGAGCTGCACAAAAGCTACAGCCCGTGGCTGTTCCACCCGGAGGTGGGCGCGATGGCGCAGGACGCGGCGCGCCAGAAAATCGGGGAGCGCTTGCCGATCGTCGAGGCGCGTCTGGTCGGTCGCGATCACCTGGTGGGCGAGCGCTTCACCGCCGTGGACGCGTATGCGTTCACGATCCTGTCCTGGTCCACGTACGCGGGCGTCGCGCTCTCCGGGTTCCCGAAGATCGAACGCTACCTGCGCGCGATCGCCGCGCGTCCGTCGGTGCGTCAGGCTCGTGTGGCGCACGGCAACCTCATCGGGCAGGAATCCTGA
- a CDS encoding NAD(P)H-dependent oxidoreductase has protein sequence MHALIVVSHPDSKSFTHAVAVEVGRGIAASDATNTHEFADLAAEGFDPRFSSADHELHLQQRSPGRDVAREHARLDRADALVLVYPVYWWSFPGLLKGWIDRVFTNGWAYEESAGGKLVKKLQRLNVHLVANAGATTRTYARHGYFGAMKTQIDHGIFGYCGARVATSELLLPDARTPEGQIDTAYAIGQNIFSSSHP, from the coding sequence ATGCACGCCCTGATCGTTGTCTCACACCCTGACTCAAAGTCCTTCACGCACGCTGTCGCGGTCGAAGTGGGGCGCGGCATAGCGGCATCAGATGCCACGAACACTCACGAGTTCGCGGACCTGGCGGCAGAGGGCTTCGACCCGCGCTTCTCCTCAGCCGACCACGAATTGCATTTGCAGCAGAGATCCCCGGGGCGCGACGTCGCACGCGAGCACGCGAGGTTGGACCGTGCTGATGCACTGGTCCTGGTGTACCCGGTCTATTGGTGGTCGTTTCCGGGCCTGCTCAAGGGATGGATCGATCGTGTTTTCACCAATGGCTGGGCCTACGAGGAGTCCGCCGGCGGAAAACTCGTCAAGAAGCTGCAACGGCTCAACGTGCACCTCGTCGCCAACGCCGGCGCCACGACGCGAACCTACGCACGCCACGGATATTTCGGTGCCATGAAGACGCAGATCGACCACGGCATCTTCGGCTACTGCGGCGCGCGCGTCGCGACATCCGAACTGCTCCTGCCCGATGCCCGCACGCCGGAAGGACAAATCGATACGGCGTACGCGATCGGCCAGAACATCTTCTCGTCCTCTCATCCCTGA
- a CDS encoding response regulator transcription factor has protein sequence MRALLVEDEPELAMLVSRELEAQGLSVDAVPSLTAASGALLVGTYAILLLDRRLPDGDGLRLVPLIRAKQPECSVLVISALGDVAQRVAGLDAGADDYIGKPFHVDELRARVRALLRRPARLQKLAPVRCGALEFDLTSRQFSVSGTPFILRRREAALLAALMRRARRVVQRDTLIREVYGFDEEPSQNTLEAHISRLRKKLDSNLAGVVVHPVRGVGYFIDDRQC, from the coding sequence ATGCGGGCACTCCTTGTCGAAGACGAGCCTGAGCTGGCCATGCTCGTTTCCAGAGAGCTGGAAGCACAGGGACTTTCCGTCGACGCAGTGCCGTCGTTGACTGCGGCGAGCGGAGCATTGCTTGTGGGTACGTACGCCATTTTGTTGCTCGATCGGCGGCTTCCCGATGGCGACGGTTTGCGCCTAGTACCGCTAATTCGGGCGAAGCAGCCTGAATGTTCGGTCTTGGTCATCAGTGCGCTCGGCGATGTTGCGCAACGCGTAGCGGGCTTAGATGCAGGCGCCGACGACTACATAGGCAAGCCATTCCACGTCGATGAGTTGCGCGCGCGCGTTAGGGCCCTGCTTCGGCGGCCCGCACGACTTCAGAAGTTGGCCCCGGTACGGTGCGGCGCGTTGGAATTCGATCTTACATCGCGTCAGTTCTCCGTCTCCGGCACCCCCTTTATCCTGCGCCGTCGTGAGGCGGCGCTGCTGGCGGCTCTAATGCGCCGCGCACGCCGTGTCGTGCAGCGCGATACATTGATCCGCGAAGTGTACGGATTCGACGAGGAGCCTTCTCAGAACACATTAGAAGCACATATTTCCAGGCTAAGGAAGAAGCTGGATTCAAATCTTGCTGGCGTTGTAGTGCACCCGGTCCGCGGCGTTGGCTACTTTATTGACGACCGACAATGCTAA
- a CDS encoding helix-turn-helix domain-containing protein: protein MSNARPTIHRSGARSKVSQEQLAEHAGLSRSSIAKLLALGDEANPTLKTICQLADGLGVPPALLLMRDRDWQVLATAIFEHERLVGYETFRELAERIRKRTDHSPGASVEHGRELALRTDYLQKLPDGTDDLTTSNFEAQAYRIGATCATPPLQHLHAQRTEYVPLLLTLCAAMGANYRD, encoded by the coding sequence GTGTCCAACGCGCGCCCCACCATCCATCGTTCCGGGGCACGCTCGAAGGTGAGCCAGGAACAACTGGCCGAGCATGCCGGCCTGTCGCGGTCCTCAATTGCCAAGCTGCTCGCCCTTGGGGACGAAGCCAATCCGACGTTGAAGACAATCTGCCAACTCGCCGATGGCCTTGGCGTGCCGCCCGCGCTATTGCTGATGCGTGATCGCGACTGGCAAGTGCTTGCAACGGCAATCTTCGAACACGAGCGCTTGGTCGGCTACGAGACGTTTCGGGAACTCGCAGAACGAATCCGTAAGCGTACGGACCACAGCCCGGGGGCCAGTGTCGAGCATGGTCGCGAATTGGCATTGCGCACCGACTATCTGCAGAAGCTACCCGATGGCACGGACGATCTGACAACAAGCAACTTCGAGGCGCAGGCGTACCGAATCGGCGCCACCTGCGCCACACCGCCTCTTCAGCACCTTCACGCCCAACGAACCGAGTACGTCCCGCTTCTCCTTACCCTTTGCGCCGCTATGGGCGCCAACTACCGAGACTGA
- a CDS encoding carboxymuconolactone decarboxylase family protein: MSTRINLGKALPNLYQAVAGLDKSAASALADAGVESGFSHLIALRVSQINQCAYCVRMHTRDALAAGETTDRIAVLPAWRESGYFSDKERAALEMVEAVTFISDVQFADKAYEKVAVHLSSSEIAAIAWKVIVVNAWNRIAISSRYEVGP, encoded by the coding sequence ATGTCCACTCGAATCAACCTCGGCAAGGCCCTTCCGAACCTGTACCAGGCCGTGGCCGGCCTCGACAAATCCGCGGCGAGCGCCCTCGCCGACGCCGGTGTCGAGAGCGGCTTCAGCCATCTGATCGCGCTTCGCGTCTCGCAGATCAACCAGTGCGCGTACTGCGTCAGGATGCACACCCGCGATGCGCTGGCCGCCGGCGAAACGACGGACCGCATCGCCGTGCTCCCTGCATGGCGCGAGAGCGGCTACTTCAGCGACAAGGAACGCGCGGCGTTGGAAATGGTCGAAGCGGTCACGTTCATCTCCGACGTCCAGTTCGCCGACAAGGCCTACGAGAAGGTCGCCGTACACCTGTCATCAAGTGAGATCGCCGCGATCGCATGGAAGGTGATCGTCGTCAACGCCTGGAATCGCATCGCGATTTCCAGCCGGTACGAGGTCGGGCCGTGA
- a CDS encoding MbcA/ParS/Xre antitoxin family protein, producing the protein MALENASPVVDLESPEALRVFFRIAQAWGLSRVERLMLLGVDEITFAAFEAGELTAKLDDATTARLSHIFAIYSALQVLLPIPERADAWIKQPNSAPLFGGARALDRMVSGQFADLALVRQYLDAQLYA; encoded by the coding sequence ATGGCCCTCGAGAATGCTTCGCCTGTCGTTGACCTGGAGAGCCCGGAGGCGCTGCGGGTGTTCTTCCGCATCGCCCAAGCGTGGGGGCTTAGCAGGGTCGAGCGCCTGATGTTGTTGGGCGTTGACGAGATTACCTTCGCGGCGTTTGAAGCGGGCGAGCTCACCGCCAAGTTGGACGACGCGACGACGGCACGCCTATCCCACATCTTCGCGATCTATTCGGCGCTGCAGGTGCTTCTGCCAATCCCAGAGCGCGCCGACGCCTGGATCAAGCAGCCGAACTCGGCTCCGCTTTTCGGTGGGGCACGGGCTCTGGATCGGATGGTGAGCGGCCAATTCGCCGATTTGGCGCTGGTGCGCCAATACCTCGACGCGCAGTTGTACGCCTGA
- a CDS encoding YaaW family protein, with amino-acid sequence MNAIIAQDNDAGLALDAHALRATPDLNVLMDSADPSDLDIMVDYITDRGQGRLTLDSTVCSILVKAKEGQHYGPTERALIAHEVLEFGGNTLGNAYRKARAAIPAGGLLDSILPNAAATVEYDEIVRDVASHLDVKLPGYTAVADVEEAILRRILGRAVEKMTDDERAEVEKVLGFGSKPMGPAALAAVIQGARLGGFATYKLATMVAHAVSKALLGRGLTFATTGALMKGLSVALGPIGWAVTALWTLADLSSPAYRVTVPAVVQIAYMRSKLIAQHTYRSCKSCDAAIERTDKFCSECGTAQEA; translated from the coding sequence ATGAACGCCATCATTGCCCAAGACAACGACGCTGGCCTCGCACTCGATGCCCATGCGCTGCGCGCGACGCCCGACCTCAACGTTCTGATGGATTCTGCGGATCCGTCTGATCTAGACATTATGGTCGACTACATCACCGATCGTGGCCAAGGCCGCCTGACCTTGGACAGCACCGTCTGTTCGATCCTGGTCAAGGCGAAGGAAGGTCAACACTACGGCCCGACAGAGCGGGCGCTGATCGCACACGAAGTGCTTGAGTTCGGCGGTAACACCCTTGGCAACGCCTATCGTAAGGCTCGCGCGGCAATTCCGGCAGGCGGCCTCCTGGACAGCATCCTGCCGAACGCGGCAGCAACTGTGGAATACGACGAGATCGTGCGCGATGTCGCGAGCCACCTCGACGTGAAGCTGCCCGGCTACACCGCTGTGGCGGACGTCGAAGAGGCGATCCTGCGCCGCATCTTGGGACGGGCGGTCGAGAAGATGACGGATGATGAGCGTGCAGAAGTTGAGAAGGTACTCGGCTTCGGCAGCAAGCCCATGGGCCCGGCAGCCCTGGCAGCGGTGATCCAAGGCGCTCGTCTGGGTGGTTTCGCGACGTACAAGCTCGCGACGATGGTGGCGCACGCAGTTTCCAAGGCTCTGCTGGGCCGGGGCCTTACGTTCGCGACCACCGGCGCTCTCATGAAGGGCCTGAGCGTAGCCCTGGGCCCGATTGGCTGGGCTGTGACTGCCCTGTGGACGCTTGCCGACCTATCCAGTCCAGCGTACCGCGTGACGGTGCCGGCAGTAGTGCAGATCGCTTACATGCGCAGCAAGCTTATTGCCCAGCATACCTACCGATCCTGCAAGAGCTGTGACGCCGCCATCGAGAGGACGGACAAGTTCTGCTCCGAGTGCGGCACGGCTCAGGAGGCCTGA
- a CDS encoding DMT family transporter, with protein MAWGLLLAAGVLDVLWALSMKQAEGYTRPGWTLVSVALLASFVWLLGRSLTVLPVGTAYAVWTGIGAAGTAIAGIWLFGESLSLARVAGIGLIVAGVGVLKLAP; from the coding sequence ATGGCGTGGGGCCTTTTGCTGGCCGCCGGCGTCCTGGACGTGCTGTGGGCGCTTTCCATGAAACAGGCCGAAGGCTATACGCGACCGGGATGGACGCTGGTTTCGGTGGCGTTGCTGGCGTCGTTCGTCTGGTTGCTGGGCCGCAGCCTGACGGTGCTCCCGGTGGGAACGGCGTACGCCGTCTGGACGGGTATCGGCGCGGCGGGCACGGCGATCGCGGGAATCTGGCTGTTCGGCGAATCGCTCAGCCTGGCCCGCGTGGCGGGCATCGGACTGATCGTCGCCGGCGTGGGCGTGCTCAAGCTCGCACCCTGA